Below is a genomic region from Enterobacter hormaechei subsp. xiangfangensis.
CCACCGATTAACAAATACAGCGCGCAGAATGCGGCAAACGCGGCTGTTAATGTCACCAGTAGACGCGGCTGTTTAGTTTTTGTTTCAGCCATAGAAAAGTACTCGTCAGTTTTGTTAATTATTTGCTAGCAATTAATTATAGGTATTAACAACTGTGATCGGAATCACAAATATTGCTTTTTATAACTCATACGCCAGGCTTATCCATTTACTGGTATAATGGCTGGCTTGCGTATCGATGCCGGAGCGAGAGTCATCCGCATTGAGAGATTTTCACTAAAATCATTTGGTTAGTAATATGAAACATACTGTTGAAGTGATGATCCCGGAAGCCGAGATCAAAGCGCGTATCGCCGAACTGGGTCGTCAAATCACCGAACATTACAAGGACAGCGGCAGCGAAATGGTGCTGGTCGGTTTGTTGCGTGGCTCTTTCATGTTCATGGCAGACCTGTGTCGTGAAGTGCAGGTGCCGCACGAGGTCGATTTTATGACCGCCTCCAGTTACGGCAGCGGCATGTCCACAACCCGTGATGTGAAAATCCTGAAAGATCTGGATGAAGATATTCGTGGCAAAGATGTGTTGATTGTTGAGGACATCATCGACTCCGGCAACACGCTCTCTAAAGTGCGTGAGATCCTGAGCCTGCGTGAACCAAAATCACTGGCGATTTGTACCCTGCTGGATA
It encodes:
- the hpt gene encoding hypoxanthine phosphoribosyltransferase, whose translation is MKHTVEVMIPEAEIKARIAELGRQITEHYKDSGSEMVLVGLLRGSFMFMADLCREVQVPHEVDFMTASSYGSGMSTTRDVKILKDLDEDIRGKDVLIVEDIIDSGNTLSKVREILSLREPKSLAICTLLDKPERREVQVPVEFVGFSIPDEFVVGYGIDYAQRYRHLPYVGKVVILDE